A region from the Acyrthosiphon pisum isolate AL4f chromosome A1, pea_aphid_22Mar2018_4r6ur, whole genome shotgun sequence genome encodes:
- the LOC103310269 gene encoding uncharacterized protein LOC103310269 — MGFQNFCLTEVRRQYWPLLGTANARAVVRRCIKCIRACPRFDQPLMSVLPKDRLQCARPFTITSIDFAGPVYVRSGLRRFLAKKSWIAIFLCFSTKAMHLELAEDISSSSFLAVLCCFMARRGKCAKIYSDNGTNFVGTQKELVSMMRKASDQVIKEGIEWHFNPPSAPHFGGLWESAVKSTKHHLRRVMGEHKLTSTELRTLLCQIEACFNSRPITPLSSDPSEMEVLTPVTVSYFC; from the coding sequence atgggTTTCCAAAATTTTTGTTTGACTGAAGTGAGACGTCAATATTGGCCCTTACTGGGTACGGCAAATGCACGAGCAGTAGTACGACGGTGTATCAAGTGCATAAGAGCTTGTCCGCGATTTGATCAACCACTAATGTCAGTTCTTCCGAAGGACCGTCTTCAATGTGCGAGGCCGTTCACAATTACGAGCATTGATTTTGCTGGGCCTGTTTACGTACGTAGTGGTTTAAGACGATTCCTCGCAAAAAAGTCGTGGATTGCCATATTCCTTTGTTTTTCTACAAAAGCTATGCATTTGGAATTGGCTGAAGATATCTCTAGCTCTTCGTTTTTAGCTGTTCTTTGCTGTTTCATGGCCCGACGAGGAAAATGTGCCAAAATCTACAGTGACAATGGGACAAATTTTGTGGGAACTCAGAAGGAACTCGTTTCGATGATGAGAAAAGCTAGTGACCAAGTTATAAAAGAAGGTATTGAATGGCACTTCAACCCTCCTTCAGCCCCACATTTTGGAGGTCTTTGGGAGAGTGCAGTAAAGAGCACCAAACATCACTTAAGAAGAGTGATGGGGGAGCATAAGCTTACGAGCACTGAGTTACGGACTCTCCTTTGCCAAATAGAAGCTTGCTTTAACTCAAGACCGATTACTCCGCTTAGCAGTGATCCATCCGAGATGGAAGTATTAACACCGGTTACAGTTTCTTATTTTTGCTGA